A part of Curtobacterium sp. MCLR17_036 genomic DNA contains:
- a CDS encoding response regulator transcription factor, which produces MSDGPKILIVDDEPNIRDLLTTSLRFAGFAVRAVGNGAQAISAVLEEEPDLIILDVMLPDMNGFGVTKRLRSSGYTSPILFLTAKDDTEDKITGLTVGGDDYVTKPFSLDEIVARIKAILRRTMNDEEDAIIRAGELTMDQDTHEVTIGDAQIELSPTEFKLLRYLMLNPNRVLSKAQILDHVWEYDFNGDAGIVESYISYLRRKLDQYSAEPIIQTKRGFGYMLKASKAS; this is translated from the coding sequence ATGAGCGATGGCCCCAAGATCCTGATCGTCGACGACGAGCCGAACATCCGCGACCTCCTGACGACCTCGCTGCGCTTCGCCGGCTTCGCCGTGCGCGCGGTGGGCAACGGGGCACAGGCGATCTCCGCCGTGCTCGAGGAAGAGCCGGACCTCATCATCCTCGACGTCATGCTGCCCGACATGAACGGCTTCGGCGTCACCAAGCGCCTGCGGTCCTCGGGCTACACCTCACCGATCCTGTTCCTCACCGCGAAGGACGACACCGAGGACAAGATCACCGGCCTCACCGTCGGCGGCGACGACTACGTCACCAAGCCCTTCTCGCTCGACGAGATCGTCGCCCGCATCAAGGCCATCCTCCGTCGCACCATGAACGACGAAGAGGACGCGATCATTCGCGCCGGCGAGCTCACGATGGACCAGGACACGCACGAGGTCACCATCGGCGACGCGCAGATCGAGCTCTCGCCCACCGAGTTCAAGCTGCTCCGCTACCTCATGCTCAACCCGAACCGCGTGCTGTCGAAGGCGCAGATCCTCGACCACGTGTGGGAGTACGACTTCAACGGCGACGCCGGCATCGTCGAGAGCTACATCTCGTACCTGCGCCGCAAGCTCGACCAGTACTCGGCCGAGCCGATCATCCAGACGAAGCGCGGCTTCGGCTACATGCTGAAGGCATCGAAGGCCTCGTAG